TTGCTCGACTTCGCAGCCGTCCACTCCTGGGGGTAGCCGCCTGGACCGTCGCCGAAGCCGTAGATCCAGCCCTGGGTGAGATGCCGCTCGGGATCGGGCTGGACGTCGACCGTGACGTCCTCGTACATCGTCGCGCGCTTCTTGGCCGGGGTGTAATAGCTGTACTTGCGGCTCTTGCTGCTGGGGAAGACCTTGGCGCCTGCCTCGGCGTCGGTGAACTCGATGGACGGGAAACTGCGTTCCCGTTGCGGTGACGGTGCCGGTGTTGATGATTCCGGTACTGCTGGTGCGGACATACCTTTCGATCCTGTCGTTCGAGGGCTGACTTCTAGTCGAATGCCGGGCTGGTGAACTTGTCGTAGAAGATCTGGTCCCGGGGAACCGAGTGCTGCTCGGCGAGCGCGAGCGCAGCGTCGACCATCGGTGGGGGACCGCAGAAATACACCTCCGTTCGGGCCAGGTCCTGTTCGGCGTCGTTGACGATGTCGGTGACGTTTCCTTCTTCGACACGAAACGATTCGGGGGCGTCGGAAGCGCTCTCCGACAGACAGGCGATGAACTCGAAGTCGTCCAACTTCTCTCCGAGAGCGAGGATTTCGTCGATGCGGAAGAGGTCTGCCGCGGTGCGCGCCCCGTAGTAGAAGCGCACCGGTCGGTTCAGTCCGGTCTCGCTGACGTGCCGTAGCAGCGACAGCAGCGGTGCCATGCCCGCGCCGCCGCCGATGCAGATGATCGGCAGGACATGACCGGTGCGCAGCGTGCACGAACCATAGGGTCCGTTGACCATGATCTCGTCGCCGGGTGAGATCCCGGTCGGGCCGTCCTCGAGCATGCCGGCGAACAGCCCGCCCGGATACTTCTTGATCAGGAACTCCAGTTTGTCCGGAGTGCTCTGGGTGGTCGCGATGGAGAAGGATCGGGTCTGATCCGTGCCCGGCACGGACAGGTCGACGTACTGGCCCGGTTTGAACTCGAAGGTCTCCGGCTTCACCACGTCGAGCCGGAGTGAGACGATGTCCTTGGTCATCGGCTCGATCGCCGTGACTCGGGTCCGGACGTCCTGAATCGGTGCGCCGCCGAGCAGTTCCTCCTCGTCGAAGTTGAGGAGTTCGATCTCGCAATCGCTGTAGGCGTAGGACCGGCACAGCAGGACGTACCCCTCGGCCTCCTCGGCCTCGTTGCAGGCGAAGGTGGAGTAGTCGTCCATCTGCACGTCGCCGTCGAGCATGAATGACTTGCACGCCGAGCACCGACCCTCCCGACATCCGTGCATCAGGTGGACGCCCTGCCGGAAAGCCGCGTCGAGGATGGTCTCGTCCTCGCCGACCTCCATCTCGATGTCGACCGGTTCGAACTTGATGTGGTGTGTGTCGGCCACGGGAACTCCTGTCTGTGAATTGAACCGCCGGTCGATCTCGGTGCGTGTTCCGCTGGTCGGGCCGCGTTCCGCTGGTCGAGTAGATCCGAGTCGCGTTCCGCTGGTCGAGTAGATCCGAGCCGCGTTCCGCTGGTCGAGTAGATCCGAGCCGCCAGGCGAGGATCGTATCGAGACCACTTGTGGCTCAAGTGGTCTCGATACACCACTCGCCTAGCGGCTCGTGGCTACTCGACCAGCGGAAGGGTGTGACCCGACCAGCGGCCGCGGTCACTCAGGCGGGAACGGCGCCGTTCGGGTTCGCCTTGTACGCCGCGATGTGCGCCTCGCGCTCCGCGTCGGACATCTCGTTCAGCAGCACGTTGGGGCTGTTGAACACGTTGCCGCGCACGTCGTCGAGGGTCCACATCTTCTTCGGATCGAGGTTCAGGTGCGGCTGCGGGATCAACGTCTTCCCGTCATCGCGCACATAGCCCAGATCCTTGATGATGTCGGCGAGATCCTTGCCGTGGTGCAAGGTCTCCCACTCGCGGAACCCGGTGAGCCGACCCATGTTCGGTGTCTCGCGACCCTCGTACTCGTCACGGAACGCGACCGCGTCGGTCCAGTAGCAGGTCTCCGAGCAGTACGTCCGCCATTGGCCGTCGACCTTTTCGGTGACCATGTCCTCGCGGATGAGCGCGGGCACCATGCAGGTCCAGCAGCGGTGTGGGTACTCGTAGTCGACGTCCTCGAACGCGATGGGCTTGTTGCGGCCGGGGTAGGCGAGCCGGTTGTAGTTCTCCCACCACTTGCCGAACTTGTTGTACCACCCGGGGTACTTCTCCTCGAACCACTCGAAGTCCTTGTCGGTCATGGCGTCGATGCGCCAGTAGTTGACCGGCCAGCCGGTGGCGAAGAATCGCGCCACTTCATGCACGTAGTGCTTGTTGGTGATGCGGTTCCATGCCTCTTCGACGAGATCGTGCGGAATGGTGAGGCCGTACTTCTCCAGTGGCAGAAGGTAACTGCGGTAGTAGTCGTCGTAGATCCACCGACGCCACATCTCGGCGTAGCTCTCCCGGTCCTTGCGACGGTCCTTGGTGCCGTACTCGATGAAGGTACCGATCGCTGCATCCACGACGCAGTGGTTGTTCCACCACGCATAACGCAGATCACGTTCCAACAGAGGGCGATTGCGTTCATCGGCCAACGCCATCAGCAGGATGGAGTAGCCATTGGAGATGTGTCGCGACTCGTCGGACTGGACGGAGTGGAACACGGTGGGCAGCAGGTAGTCGCCGTTGGCGGCGGCCTCGTCGGGCATGGCGACGAACAGGGTGTTGGTGAACGCGGTCTCGGCGACCACGGTCAGATAGATGTTGGCGGCGGTGATCGCGTCGCCGGTGATGAAACCCTCACCGAACTGGCGGCCGATGGTGCCCGCGTAGTTGTTGGCGAACGCCTTCTCGGTGATGTCGAAGCCGGCCGGGTCGATGTAGTTGTTCATGTACAGCTTCTTGAGGTTCATCTGGATCGTCGAGTGACGAACCTCGTCGATCATCTGTACCGCGAGTCCGTTGTGGATCTCCGGGTTCGGCACGGCGTCGATGGCCATCGGCATCGCGCGGGCGGCCGAGATCTCCGGAAACGGGATGATCGACAGGAACAACTTCTGCCATTCCAGCCACCGTTCCTGGACCTGCCGGAACATGTTGCCTCGGATGGCGCCGTCCATGGCGCCGTAGACACGGTTGTCCTTCTCCTCCTCCATCGGGAAGTACGACCGCATGATCTGCTTGAGGGGGTCCTTCTTCGGGGCCTTCTCAAATGTGTAGTCGGTACCGAACCGGGTGGCCGGGGTGGCGAAGGTGGGCTCCCAGGACAACTCGGTGATCTTCGCATGGGCTTTGGTCAAGCTCTGCCTGCTCAATGTGCGCCTCCTCGTATGGGCCGGCGCGGTGCCGACCTGCTGGACTGAAGCGCTTCCGATACAACATTGTGGAACAGGTCATAGCCGTCTCACTGTGAGACAGCGGGCACATTTGCTGGTCTGCATCGTCGCCGCAGCCGCGACATCGCAGCTCACACGGCTGCGGTGTCAGGGGCGAAGGCTGCGATACACCGCCGACTCGAAGGCGAGATGGGAGCCGAGTGCGGTCGGATCGACGAATGGGAAGAGTTGAGATGCCCAGAATCCGCCGATCCCGGTGCGGCGATCGATCCAGTAATAGAGGTTGGCCAGCCCGGCCCAGGAGAGCGATCCCGCCGGACGGCCGGTGGGGGCGTCCTCGTCGTTGATCATGAAGCTCAGCCCCCACGACTTCGGTATGCCGGGGAAGAAGTCGACGTCATGCGACAGCGCGGGTTGGACGCCGGGCAGCGCGGTCACCGAGAGGTCGCCGAGATGGCTGCGCTCGGCCTCGGCGATGGTTTCGGGCCGCAGGATCTGCTCGCCGGAATCGGACCGGCCGTCATTGAGCCACATCCGAATGAACGCGAGGTAGTCGCGGACGGTCGAATAAAGACCCTGACCGCCCATCTGGACCTCCGGCTCCTCGGGGAATCGCCACCTGTGGTTGGCCTTGAGTGATCCGTCGTCGCGCCGATGATGCAGCAGCGCCCGCCGCCCGGCCATGTCGGCGGTGAGGGCAAAGGACGTGTCGGACATGCCGAGGGGTGCGAAGACGGTCTCGGACATGACGTCGCCGAGTCGACGTCCGGTGATGCCCTCGATCACCAGGCCCACCCAGTCCAGGTTGCTGCCGTACTCCCACCTCGTGCCCGGATCGAACAGCAGCGGGGTGTCCAGTGAGGACATCGTCGCGCTGATGACGCCGGGCACACCATGGTCGCGGGTCAGGCGCCGGTAGTTCTCATTGAAGAAGTCATAGCCGAATCCAGCTGTGTGGGTGAGTAGTCGGCGTGTCGTGATCGCGGTCGCGCGCGGCCTCAGGCGGGGACTCCCGTCGTCGTCGAAGCCGTCGAGTACCGCGACGTCACGCAGGCCCGGGGCGTACTCCTGCGCAGGCGCGTCGAGGTCGAGGCTGCCCTGTTCGACGAGTTGCAGCGCGACCGTGGCGGTGATCGCCTTGGTGGTCGAGAACATCGCGAAGATGCTGTCGGTGGTCATCTCATCGGAGTCGTCGATCGCGCGTACGCCCGCCGATGACAGGGCCACGACCGCCTTGTCGGTGGTCACGCCGGCGACCACCCCGGGCATCCGGGGCGAGCCCGCGATCGCCGCGAGGACGGCCTCGTCGACGGCCGGTCCGATCCGCCGGGGTTCGATCGTCGGACTGCTCATGAGCTGCAGTCTAGGTTCCCGGTGCTCAGCCCCGGGCGATGGCGTCGATGATCCAGATCGGCAACCACAGTCCGCAGGTCAGCAGCGTGAGCACGAGATGCAGCGCGTGGGGGCACGAGCTGGTGCGCACGACGATCGGGGTG
This sequence is a window from Gordonia insulae. Protein-coding genes within it:
- a CDS encoding 2Fe-2S iron-sulfur cluster-binding protein translates to MADTHHIKFEPVDIEMEVGEDETILDAAFRQGVHLMHGCREGRCSACKSFMLDGDVQMDDYSTFACNEAEEAEGYVLLCRSYAYSDCEIELLNFDEEELLGGAPIQDVRTRVTAIEPMTKDIVSLRLDVVKPETFEFKPGQYVDLSVPGTDQTRSFSIATTQSTPDKLEFLIKKYPGGLFAGMLEDGPTGISPGDEIMVNGPYGSCTLRTGHVLPIICIGGGAGMAPLLSLLRHVSETGLNRPVRFYYGARTAADLFRIDEILALGEKLDDFEFIACLSESASDAPESFRVEEGNVTDIVNDAEQDLARTEVYFCGPPPMVDAALALAEQHSVPRDQIFYDKFTSPAFD
- a CDS encoding serine hydrolase domain-containing protein, encoding MSSPTIEPRRIGPAVDEAVLAAIAGSPRMPGVVAGVTTDKAVVALSSAGVRAIDDSDEMTTDSIFAMFSTTKAITATVALQLVEQGSLDLDAPAQEYAPGLRDVAVLDGFDDDGSPRLRPRATAITTRRLLTHTAGFGYDFFNENYRRLTRDHGVPGVISATMSSLDTPLLFDPGTRWEYGSNLDWVGLVIEGITGRRLGDVMSETVFAPLGMSDTSFALTADMAGRRALLHHRRDDGSLKANHRWRFPEEPEVQMGGQGLYSTVRDYLAFIRMWLNDGRSDSGEQILRPETIAEAERSHLGDLSVTALPGVQPALSHDVDFFPGIPKSWGLSFMINDEDAPTGRPAGSLSWAGLANLYYWIDRRTGIGGFWASQLFPFVDPTALGSHLAFESAVYRSLRP
- a CDS encoding aromatic/alkene/methane monooxygenase hydroxylase/oxygenase subunit alpha — its product is MSRQSLTKAHAKITELSWEPTFATPATRFGTDYTFEKAPKKDPLKQIMRSYFPMEEEKDNRVYGAMDGAIRGNMFRQVQERWLEWQKLFLSIIPFPEISAARAMPMAIDAVPNPEIHNGLAVQMIDEVRHSTIQMNLKKLYMNNYIDPAGFDITEKAFANNYAGTIGRQFGEGFITGDAITAANIYLTVVAETAFTNTLFVAMPDEAAANGDYLLPTVFHSVQSDESRHISNGYSILLMALADERNRPLLERDLRYAWWNNHCVVDAAIGTFIEYGTKDRRKDRESYAEMWRRWIYDDYYRSYLLPLEKYGLTIPHDLVEEAWNRITNKHYVHEVARFFATGWPVNYWRIDAMTDKDFEWFEEKYPGWYNKFGKWWENYNRLAYPGRNKPIAFEDVDYEYPHRCWTCMVPALIREDMVTEKVDGQWRTYCSETCYWTDAVAFRDEYEGRETPNMGRLTGFREWETLHHGKDLADIIKDLGYVRDDGKTLIPQPHLNLDPKKMWTLDDVRGNVFNSPNVLLNEMSDAEREAHIAAYKANPNGAVPA